The Lentzea guizhouensis genome contains a region encoding:
- a CDS encoding HNH endonuclease signature motif containing protein, which translates to MERRGAAGELGYRNLAQVLRHAVRWDLKTARLWVERAVALSREVTPTGALLEAELPVTAGVVAEGALSGEHVSVVAEVMQELPAEVERSVVDFALDHEPAAVRAFGKELAYRLYQDDPEPREIEPLRQKNQLRMQWSGDRLEIWAKLDKVAGAKFEAMVDPLAKPRPETPEEGPDLRFRAEREGDAFAELIDLVARADQLPEHGGEPVTMVLTMKYEDLAAEVGAAGLDTRERVPAGEMRQLACTAGIVPVVLGGRSEAMDIGRKTRSFPPAIRRLLVTRDRGCAFPGCERPPRHCDAHHVQHWADGGVTSGHNAVLLCRHHHTLIHRSGWQVEMVAASPVFVGPAWLDPGRVPRRNLLHAA; encoded by the coding sequence ATGGAACGGCGTGGGGCCGCCGGCGAGCTGGGGTATCGGAACCTGGCCCAGGTGTTGCGCCACGCGGTGCGGTGGGACCTGAAGACCGCTCGGCTGTGGGTGGAGCGGGCGGTGGCGTTGAGCCGGGAGGTCACGCCGACCGGGGCTCTGCTGGAAGCGGAGCTGCCCGTCACCGCCGGTGTGGTGGCGGAAGGGGCGCTGTCCGGGGAGCACGTCAGCGTGGTGGCCGAGGTCATGCAGGAGCTGCCCGCCGAGGTGGAGAGGTCGGTCGTCGACTTCGCGCTGGACCACGAACCGGCGGCCGTGCGGGCGTTCGGCAAGGAGCTGGCATATCGGCTCTACCAGGACGATCCGGAGCCGCGGGAGATCGAGCCGCTCAGGCAGAAGAACCAGCTGCGCATGCAGTGGAGCGGTGACCGGCTGGAGATCTGGGCGAAGCTCGACAAGGTCGCGGGAGCCAAGTTCGAGGCGATGGTCGACCCGCTGGCGAAGCCCCGGCCGGAGACGCCCGAGGAAGGGCCTGACCTGAGGTTTCGTGCAGAACGCGAAGGTGACGCCTTCGCCGAGCTGATCGACCTGGTCGCGCGTGCCGACCAGCTGCCCGAGCACGGCGGCGAGCCGGTCACGATGGTGCTGACCATGAAGTACGAGGACCTGGCCGCCGAGGTCGGTGCCGCGGGCCTCGACACCCGCGAGAGGGTGCCTGCGGGTGAAATGCGGCAGCTGGCCTGCACCGCGGGGATCGTCCCGGTCGTGCTGGGCGGGCGGTCGGAGGCGATGGACATCGGCCGCAAGACCCGCAGCTTCCCACCGGCGATCCGCCGCCTGCTCGTGACGCGAGATCGGGGGTGCGCCTTCCCCGGCTGCGAACGACCACCGAGACACTGCGACGCCCACCACGTGCAGCACTGGGCCGACGGCGGGGTGACGTCGGGGCACAACGCGGTGCTGCTGTGCCGGCACCACCACACCCTGATCCACCGGAGCGGGTGGCAGGTGGAGATGGTCGCCGCCTCCCCGGTGTTCGTCGGGCCCGCCTGGCTCGACCCCGGCCGGGTGCCCCGGCGCAACCTCCTGCACGCCGCCTGA
- a CDS encoding ABC transporter ATP-binding protein has translation MAGVSVRRGKNTLVGNIDWSVELDERWVVLGPNGAGKTTLLRLSSADLHPTKGKVHLLGERLGKTDVQELKPRIGLCSAALNGRVPGDEKVVDLVVSAGYAVLGRWREEYGKEDTGRARELLGTLGIEHLADRLYGTLSEGERKRTLIARALMTDPEMLLLDEPAAGLDLGGREDLVAKLSELALDPDAPAMVLVTHHVEEIPPGFTHAMLLREGSVVAQGLLDDVMTEENLSKTFGQDLELQKSGERFFARRRV, from the coding sequence ATGGCGGGCGTATCGGTCCGCCGCGGGAAGAACACGCTGGTCGGCAACATCGACTGGAGTGTGGAGCTGGATGAGCGCTGGGTGGTCCTCGGCCCCAACGGAGCCGGCAAGACGACCCTGCTACGGCTCTCCAGTGCCGACCTGCACCCCACCAAGGGCAAGGTCCACCTCCTGGGTGAACGACTCGGCAAGACCGACGTCCAGGAGCTCAAGCCGCGGATCGGCCTCTGCAGCGCCGCCCTCAACGGGCGTGTTCCCGGTGACGAGAAGGTCGTCGACCTCGTCGTCTCCGCCGGGTACGCGGTGCTCGGGCGGTGGCGTGAGGAGTACGGCAAGGAGGACACCGGCCGGGCGCGTGAGCTCCTCGGCACCCTCGGCATCGAACACCTCGCCGACCGGCTCTACGGCACGCTCAGCGAAGGCGAGCGCAAGCGGACCCTCATCGCCCGCGCGCTCATGACCGACCCCGAGATGCTCCTGCTCGACGAACCCGCCGCCGGCCTCGACCTCGGCGGACGCGAAGACCTCGTCGCCAAGCTGTCCGAGCTCGCGCTCGACCCCGACGCGCCCGCGATGGTCCTGGTCACCCACCACGTCGAAGAGATCCCGCCCGGCTTCACCCACGCGATGCTGCTGCGCGAAGGCTCCGTCGTGGCACAGGGGCTCCTGGACGACGTGATGACCGAGGAGAACCTGTCCAAGACCTTCGGGCAGGACCTCGAGCTGCAGAAGTCCGGAGAGCGCTTCTTCGCCCGCCGCCGGGTCTGA
- a CDS encoding enoyl-CoA hydratase/isomerase family protein, with the protein MAEFVRLEVEDGIGTIRLERPPMNALNRQVQTELQAAAKEASERSDVYAVIMYGGEKVFAAGADVKEFAQISHAEMTLRAKGLSDALGALATVPKPTVAAITGYALGGGFEVALGCDRRIAGDNAKLGQPEILLGLIPGGGGTQRLARLIGPAKTKDLLYTGRFVGAEEALRIGMVDEVVAPDDVYAAAVRWAKQFVNGPVLALAATKAAVDGGLDTDLESGLKLESHLFAALFATEDKKAGVASFIENGPGKAKFSGN; encoded by the coding sequence GTGGCTGAGTTCGTCAGGCTCGAGGTCGAGGACGGGATCGGCACGATCCGGTTGGAACGTCCGCCGATGAACGCGCTGAACCGGCAGGTGCAGACCGAGCTGCAGGCAGCCGCGAAGGAAGCTTCCGAGCGGTCCGACGTGTACGCGGTGATCATGTACGGCGGCGAGAAGGTGTTCGCGGCCGGTGCGGACGTCAAGGAGTTCGCGCAGATCTCCCACGCCGAGATGACGCTGCGGGCCAAGGGGCTGTCGGACGCGCTCGGCGCGCTCGCCACCGTGCCCAAGCCGACCGTCGCGGCGATCACCGGCTACGCGCTCGGCGGCGGCTTCGAGGTCGCGCTCGGCTGCGACCGGCGCATCGCCGGTGACAACGCCAAGCTCGGTCAGCCCGAGATCCTGCTCGGCCTCATCCCCGGCGGTGGTGGCACGCAGCGCCTCGCCAGGCTGATCGGGCCCGCCAAGACCAAGGACCTGCTCTACACCGGGCGGTTCGTCGGTGCCGAGGAGGCGCTGCGGATCGGCATGGTCGACGAGGTCGTCGCGCCCGACGACGTCTACGCCGCCGCCGTGCGCTGGGCCAAGCAGTTCGTCAACGGACCCGTGCTCGCGCTCGCCGCCACCAAGGCCGCCGTCGACGGTGGGCTCGACACCGACCTCGAGTCGGGGCTCAAGCTCGAGAGCCACCTCTTCGCGGCGCTGTTCGCGACCGAGGACAAGAAGGCCGGCGTCGCGTCGTTCATCGAGAACGGTCCCGGAAAGGCGAAGTTCAGTGGCAACTGA
- a CDS encoding class I SAM-dependent methyltransferase, producing the protein MATDPAPNPHATAEQVEAAYQDTKLAQVLYHDWEAGTYDEKWSISYDDRCITYATDRFRAAAGDVGPYEHALELGCGTGFFLLNLMQGGVIKKGSVTDLSPGMVEVALRNAEHLGLDVDGRVADAERIPYDDNTFDLVVGHAVLHHIPDVEAAMREVLRVLKPGGKFVFAGDPTNIGNFYARKLGQATWWLTTTITKAVPVLNDWRRPQEELDESSRAAALEAVVDLHTFDPDQLEATARRAGAVGVHAVTDELSAALFGWPVRTFEAAVPREKLGFGWAMFAYRTWQNLSWVDQNVLAKVLPREVFYNVSITGKKAK; encoded by the coding sequence GTGGCAACTGACCCGGCACCCAACCCCCACGCGACCGCGGAGCAGGTCGAGGCGGCCTACCAGGACACCAAGCTCGCGCAGGTGCTCTACCACGACTGGGAAGCCGGCACCTACGACGAGAAGTGGTCGATCTCGTACGACGACCGCTGCATCACCTACGCGACGGACCGCTTCCGCGCCGCCGCCGGTGACGTCGGCCCGTACGAGCACGCGCTCGAACTGGGCTGCGGCACCGGCTTCTTCCTGCTGAACCTCATGCAGGGCGGGGTGATCAAGAAGGGCTCGGTCACCGACCTGTCACCCGGCATGGTCGAGGTCGCGCTGCGCAACGCCGAGCACCTGGGCCTCGACGTCGACGGCCGGGTCGCGGACGCCGAGCGGATCCCGTACGACGACAACACGTTCGACCTCGTCGTCGGTCACGCGGTGCTGCACCACATCCCCGATGTGGAGGCGGCGATGCGCGAGGTGCTGCGGGTGCTCAAGCCCGGCGGCAAGTTCGTGTTCGCGGGCGACCCGACGAACATCGGCAACTTCTACGCCCGCAAGCTCGGCCAGGCGACCTGGTGGCTGACCACCACCATCACCAAGGCCGTGCCCGTGCTCAACGACTGGCGCCGCCCGCAGGAGGAGCTCGACGAGTCCTCCCGCGCGGCCGCCCTGGAAGCCGTCGTCGACCTGCACACGTTCGACCCGGACCAGCTGGAGGCCACGGCCAGGCGAGCGGGTGCGGTCGGCGTCCACGCGGTCACCGACGAGCTGTCCGCTGCGCTGTTCGGCTGGCCGGTGCGCACGTTCGAGGCCGCCGTGCCGCGCGAGAAGCTCGGCTTCGGCTGGGCGATGTTCGCCTACCGCACCTGGCAGAACCTGTCCTGGGTCGACCAGAACGTGCTCGCGAAGGTGCTGCCGCGCGAGGTGTTCTACAACGTGTCGATCACCGGCAAGAAGGCCAAGTAA
- a CDS encoding THUMP-like domain-containing protein: MGYAFTSDDVAFLRSAAGTAALAEVDALPFTDSSRLHDVGVARKLLGDGFAPVVETVLLRRKSLAKLEDVGGWLFTDDALQQATASAVARHRAERFRGRDVHDVTCSIGADLRALGEVAARCLGSDLDPVRLAMAHNNVPGTPVVRADALKPVSRGTAVTVDPARRDSSGRRKWHPQDFLPPLDELAEVYAHTDLAVKCAPGIDFAVAPWADEVELVSLDGAVREACLWTRGLATPGVSRRATVLHGDAAWTLTDAEPDDCAVAPPGEWIVDPDGAVVRAGLVRHYAARHGLHQLDDRIAYLSGPKPPPGIRAFRVLDHAHYTEKALKSALKARGVGRLEILVRGLDVDPNTLRKRLKLSGPDEATVVLTRIGSKPVMVLCRPERT, encoded by the coding sequence TTGGGGTACGCGTTCACCTCGGACGACGTGGCGTTCCTGCGCTCTGCCGCCGGAACCGCCGCACTCGCCGAGGTGGACGCGTTGCCGTTCACGGACTCCTCGCGGCTGCACGACGTCGGCGTTGCCCGCAAGCTGCTCGGCGACGGGTTCGCGCCGGTCGTGGAGACCGTGCTGCTGCGGCGCAAGTCGCTGGCCAAGCTGGAGGACGTCGGCGGCTGGCTGTTCACCGACGACGCGCTGCAGCAGGCCACCGCGTCGGCTGTCGCGCGGCACCGGGCCGAGCGGTTCCGCGGCCGGGACGTCCACGACGTCACGTGCTCGATCGGCGCGGACCTGCGGGCGCTGGGCGAGGTCGCCGCGCGGTGCCTCGGGTCGGACCTCGACCCGGTGCGGCTCGCCATGGCGCACAACAACGTTCCCGGCACGCCCGTCGTGCGGGCCGATGCGCTGAAACCCGTCTCCAGGGGGACGGCGGTCACCGTCGACCCGGCCAGGCGCGACTCCTCCGGGCGCCGCAAGTGGCATCCGCAGGACTTCCTGCCGCCGCTGGACGAGCTCGCCGAGGTCTACGCGCACACCGACCTCGCGGTGAAGTGCGCGCCCGGCATCGACTTCGCGGTCGCGCCGTGGGCGGACGAGGTCGAGCTGGTGTCGCTCGACGGGGCGGTGCGCGAGGCCTGCCTGTGGACCAGAGGGCTTGCCACACCAGGGGTTTCGCGCCGCGCCACGGTGCTGCACGGCGACGCGGCGTGGACGTTGACCGACGCCGAACCCGACGACTGCGCGGTCGCGCCGCCCGGTGAGTGGATCGTCGACCCGGACGGTGCCGTCGTGCGCGCGGGCCTGGTGCGGCACTACGCGGCCCGCCACGGCCTGCACCAGCTCGACGACCGCATCGCCTACCTCAGCGGGCCGAAGCCGCCGCCGGGCATCCGGGCGTTCCGCGTGCTCGACCACGCGCACTACACCGAGAAGGCACTCAAGTCGGCGCTGAAGGCGCGGGGTGTCGGGCGGCTGGAGATCCTGGTGCGCGGACTGGACGTCGACCCGAACACGTTGCGCAAGCGCCTCAAGCTCAGCGGTCCCGACGAGGCCACGGTCGTGCTGACCAGGATCGGCTCGAAGCCGGTCATGGTGCTGTGCCGGCCTGAGCGGACCTGA